A window of the Henckelia pumila isolate YLH828 chromosome 3, ASM3356847v2, whole genome shotgun sequence genome harbors these coding sequences:
- the LOC140891316 gene encoding UMP-CMP kinase 3-like: METVVDAANKGANGSGQNKSVTVVFVLGGPGSGKGTQCANIVEHFGYTHLSAGDLLRAEIKSGSENGNMIDNMIKEGKIVPSEVTIKLLQKAIQENGNDKFLIDGFPRNEENRAAFESVTGIEPEFVLFFDCSEGEMETRLLNRNQGRVDDNIETIRKRFKVFLESSLPVIEYYNAKGKVRKIDAAKPIEKVFESVRSVFTILGDKAAA; the protein is encoded by the exons ATGGAGACTGTTGTTGATGCTGCAAATAAG GGTGCAAATGGAAGTGGACAAAACAAGAGTGTGACAGTTGTTTTTGTCCTGG GTGGCCCTGGCAGTGGGAAGGGCACTCAATGTGCAAATATTGTTGAACATTTTGGATATACCCATCTTAGTGCAGGTGATCTTCTCCGAGCAGAGATAAAATCTGGTTCCGAAAATGG GAATATGATTGATAACATGATCAAGGAGGGAAAGATCGTACCTTCAGAGGTCACAATTAAGCTACTCCAAAAAGCAATACAGGAAAATGGAAATGACAAGTTTCTTATTGATGGTTTCCCTCGCAATGAGGAGAATCGTGCAGCATTTGAGTCTGTT ACAGGAATTGAGCCAGAATTTGTACTTTTCTTTGATTGCTCGGAAGGGGAAATGGAGACGCGTCTGTTGAACAGGAACCAG GGTAGAGTAGACGATAACATTGAGACAATAAGGAAGAGGTTCAAGGTTTTCTTGGAATCTAGTCTCCCTGTCATTGAGTACTATAACGCAAAAGGAAAAGTTAGAAAG ATTGACGCTGCGAAGCCAATTGAAAAAGTTTTCGAGTCAGTCAGATCAGTTTTCACCATATTGGGCGACAAG